The Rhodopseudomonas palustris genome window below encodes:
- a CDS encoding sugar transferase, which yields MDGLLRTDTELDLADRSRPTPVGCASKRTLDLLLALSGLLILAPLLLLCYFATMISSPGPAIFRHRRVGFNGQRFDCLKFRTMATDANERLQRLLESDPEAAEEWRLTQKLRRDPRITLVGAALRKSSLDELPQLFNVLKGEMSIVGPRPVTEEELSRYGHCAAEYLACRPGLTGLWQVSGRNTTTYDRRVALDSYYANNWSHRLDLRIILVTIPTLLTAYGAY from the coding sequence ATGGATGGATTGCTGAGAACAGATACGGAGCTTGATCTCGCCGACAGGAGTCGACCGACTCCGGTCGGTTGCGCATCGAAGAGAACCCTCGATCTTCTCTTGGCGCTTTCGGGCTTGCTGATTTTGGCTCCGCTGTTACTTCTGTGCTACTTCGCGACGATGATCTCGTCTCCCGGACCGGCGATTTTCCGCCACCGACGTGTCGGCTTCAACGGACAGCGATTTGACTGCCTCAAATTCCGGACCATGGCCACCGACGCCAATGAGCGGCTTCAAAGGCTGTTGGAGAGCGATCCGGAGGCGGCCGAGGAATGGCGGTTGACGCAGAAGCTGCGCCGCGATCCCCGCATTACATTGGTCGGAGCCGCACTTCGCAAATCAAGCCTGGATGAGCTTCCGCAACTCTTCAACGTGCTGAAGGGCGAAATGAGCATCGTGGGGCCGCGCCCCGTCACTGAGGAAGAGCTCAGCCGTTACGGACACTGCGCGGCAGAATATTTGGCGTGCCGTCCGGGACTGACGGGACTTTGGCAAGTCAGCGGTCGCAACACCACGACGTATGATCGCCGCGTTGCCCTCGACTCGTACTATGCGAACAACTGGTCGCATCGCCTCGATCTACGGATCATCCTGGTCACCATCCCGACACTGCTCACCGCGTACGGCGCATATTGA
- a CDS encoding polysaccharide biosynthesis tyrosine autokinase translates to MNFAGQPLQDGSLPRIGTGKDALSLLDVSDFVARHWRFIGLVTVFSIALALAYLAAAPSRYTAQTDMIIDTKRVTWTQSEFATENRMVEDASVESEIETTKSEKVALQVIRKLRLNEDPEFIGSGTGLRNRLYQLLDLDGPISPQLTPSELEARALSRVKDNLKVIRLGRSYIEQISFTSLVPEKAAAIANAFADAYIEDQIQAKFEATRRASEWLQQRIGELRQQASDAYRAVQDFKSSNSIIVNGDGKLASDLELDQLGIALAKARAETSQARAKLERITRVLELRQEKGSNEIPDPVVTDALSNPVITRLRQQYLDNQSKEAEWSSRYGPDHQAARNLRSEMANVRQAIWDEVSRIAESYRSEVQIAKTQEDSIDKRMLEVFQLSTGTRQAQVHLRELETAATTYRGIYETFLTRFTQSVQQQSFPSTEARVVTLASPPSVRSSPKTNLTLALAAISGLALGILAAFARDRMSRRIHTRAQLETILGTSCLAIIPSFADPSLASQTATTSSRLSRAVKQLVHRRDNVSGQPREKSPANSAAFEKINDVAPFSATAEALRHIKVAIDLSPGGGRVIGIVSARPGEGKTTICASFAAFLSKSGARTLLIDGDLRNPSLSRTLGYKNKRGLLELVADQLQLSDLVVTDPVYKFDFLPSATEMKPINSADVLTSPSVKRMLKSAAGNYEYIIVDLPPILPVVDVKAAAHLFDAFVLVVEWGATMSDEVRSAVGVSRSLSERLLGAVLNKTDEDVMRRLEGYSYRSHSYYYYGAPKHENEQTAN, encoded by the coding sequence ATGAACTTCGCCGGTCAGCCTCTTCAAGATGGTAGCCTGCCTCGTATTGGCACCGGGAAGGACGCGCTCTCCCTGCTGGACGTCAGCGATTTCGTTGCCCGGCACTGGCGCTTCATCGGCCTGGTGACGGTGTTCTCGATCGCGCTCGCGCTCGCCTATTTGGCCGCGGCACCTTCTCGATACACCGCCCAAACCGACATGATCATCGACACCAAACGTGTCACCTGGACTCAGTCGGAGTTTGCGACCGAGAACCGGATGGTCGAGGATGCATCGGTCGAAAGCGAGATCGAGACGACGAAGTCCGAAAAGGTGGCCCTGCAGGTCATTCGAAAGCTTCGCCTGAACGAGGACCCGGAATTCATCGGGTCCGGCACCGGACTTCGCAACCGGCTTTATCAGCTTCTGGATCTGGATGGCCCGATCTCGCCGCAGCTCACGCCCAGCGAACTCGAGGCACGTGCGCTCAGCCGGGTGAAAGACAATCTCAAGGTGATCCGGCTCGGGCGATCCTATATCGAGCAGATTTCGTTCACGTCGCTGGTGCCGGAGAAAGCGGCCGCCATCGCCAACGCGTTTGCGGACGCCTACATCGAGGACCAGATCCAGGCCAAGTTCGAAGCGACCCGGCGCGCCAGCGAGTGGCTGCAGCAGAGGATCGGAGAACTCCGCCAGCAGGCCAGCGATGCCTATCGGGCGGTTCAGGACTTCAAGTCGAGCAATTCGATCATCGTGAATGGCGACGGCAAACTCGCGAGCGACCTGGAACTCGATCAGCTCGGCATCGCGCTTGCAAAGGCCCGAGCCGAAACCAGTCAAGCCCGAGCCAAGCTGGAGCGGATCACCCGCGTTCTCGAGCTACGACAGGAAAAGGGAAGCAATGAAATTCCCGATCCGGTGGTGACCGACGCCCTCAGCAACCCGGTTATTACCCGCCTTCGTCAGCAGTATCTCGACAACCAGAGCAAGGAAGCCGAATGGAGCTCGCGTTACGGACCTGACCATCAGGCCGCGCGCAATCTCAGGTCAGAAATGGCCAACGTTCGGCAGGCCATCTGGGATGAAGTCAGCCGGATTGCCGAAAGCTACCGCAGCGAAGTCCAGATCGCGAAGACGCAGGAAGACTCGATCGACAAACGCATGCTCGAGGTTTTTCAATTATCGACCGGAACACGCCAGGCGCAGGTCCATCTGAGAGAGCTCGAAACCGCAGCCACCACATACCGTGGCATCTATGAGACCTTCCTGACGCGGTTTACCCAGTCGGTTCAGCAGCAGTCGTTTCCGTCGACCGAGGCGCGAGTGGTCACCCTTGCCTCGCCGCCTTCGGTCCGCAGTTCGCCCAAAACCAATCTGACCCTCGCCCTCGCCGCCATATCAGGCTTGGCATTGGGTATCCTCGCCGCCTTCGCGCGCGATCGGATGAGCCGCCGGATCCACACCCGAGCGCAACTGGAAACCATCCTGGGCACCAGCTGCCTTGCGATCATCCCGTCCTTCGCGGATCCGTCTCTCGCGTCCCAGACCGCGACAACCTCCTCCCGGCTGTCGCGGGCGGTGAAGCAGCTCGTTCATCGCCGCGACAACGTCTCGGGTCAACCTCGCGAGAAAAGCCCGGCGAATTCTGCGGCCTTCGAGAAGATTAATGACGTTGCGCCGTTTTCGGCGACCGCAGAAGCGCTCCGCCATATCAAGGTTGCGATTGACCTGAGCCCCGGTGGGGGACGCGTGATCGGCATCGTGTCCGCCCGCCCCGGAGAAGGCAAGACAACGATCTGTGCCAGCTTTGCAGCCTTCTTGTCGAAGAGCGGCGCGCGAACGTTGCTGATCGACGGCGACCTGCGCAATCCGTCTCTGAGCAGAACGCTCGGTTATAAGAACAAGCGCGGCCTGCTCGAACTCGTCGCCGATCAGCTCCAATTGAGCGACCTGGTCGTCACGGATCCGGTCTACAAGTTCGATTTTCTGCCATCGGCGACCGAGATGAAGCCGATCAACAGCGCGGACGTGCTGACCTCGCCTTCTGTGAAGCGGATGTTGAAGTCTGCCGCAGGCAATTACGAGTACATCATCGTCGACCTGCCCCCCATTCTTCCGGTGGTCGACGTCAAGGCCGCGGCGCACCTGTTCGACGCCTTCGTCCTGGTTGTCGAGTGGGGAGCGACCATGAGCGACGAAGTCCGTAGCGCGGTCGGTGTCTCTCGCTCCCTGTCAGAGCGGCTACTGGGTGCCGTCCTCAACAAGACGGACGAAGACGTCATGCGCCGTCTCGAGGGCTACTCGTATCGCAGCCACAGTTATTATTACTATGGTGCTCCCAAGCACGAGAACGAGCAGACCGCAAATTGA
- a CDS encoding transglutaminase-like cysteine peptidase, producing the protein MLKKLLCPILSLAAVIVVASPSVARPITGRSGAVQVLAEATPALAPFQHVRFCMRYPMDCASDRDPTDRVELSPSTLKLLEAINRSVNSEIVPIQKVYGSDLKIGWTIGPKAGDCNDYAVTKRHRLIESGLPARALRLSVVRTPDQIGHLVLLVSTTDGDLVLDNLTPSIRSWQNTDYEWLKIQSRADARLWFDVGRRMAEPADLKVSARLQLAAQRTAE; encoded by the coding sequence ATGCTGAAGAAGCTGCTCTGTCCGATCCTCTCGCTGGCGGCTGTCATCGTCGTTGCCAGCCCCTCGGTTGCACGGCCTATCACGGGCCGGAGCGGCGCTGTCCAGGTGCTGGCCGAGGCGACCCCGGCTTTGGCTCCCTTTCAGCATGTTCGGTTCTGCATGCGTTATCCGATGGATTGTGCATCCGATCGCGATCCGACCGACCGCGTCGAACTCTCCCCATCGACGCTCAAATTGCTGGAAGCAATCAATCGCAGCGTGAATTCCGAGATCGTACCGATCCAGAAAGTCTATGGATCGGATTTGAAGATCGGCTGGACGATCGGGCCAAAGGCGGGGGACTGCAACGATTACGCCGTCACTAAGAGGCATCGCCTGATTGAAAGCGGGCTGCCGGCGCGAGCGCTGCGGCTGTCGGTGGTGCGGACGCCCGACCAGATTGGGCACCTGGTGCTCCTGGTCTCGACAACAGACGGCGACCTTGTGCTCGACAATCTGACGCCGTCGATCCGCTCCTGGCAGAATACCGACTACGAATGGCTGAAGATTCAGTCTCGCGCTGATGCTCGTCTCTGGTTTGACGTCGGCAGAAGGATGGCCGAGCCGGCGGACCTCAAGGTCTCCGCTCGCCTTCAGCTCGCCGCTCAGCGAACCGCCGAGTAG